A window of Chloroflexota bacterium genomic DNA:
TCGTGCCCCTGATAGCAATGCCTCAGCAGTGGCTCAGGCTATGGCCAAGGGCGCTTTGATGGGAGCCCGGGGGAATAGCGGGGTGATTCTGTCGCAAATCTTCCGCGGTTTGGCCCAAGCATTGGAAGGCAGAGAATCATTCAGCGGCCCTGACTTTGCGGCTGCCCTGGTGAAGGGAGCAGCGGCAGCGCACAAAGCACTAAGCCATCCCGTAGAAGGAACAATACTGACTGTGGCCAGGGACGCCTCCATTGCTGCCCAGATGGCCAGTGCCCAGAGTGATAGCCTGATTTCTATCATGGAAAGCGCTGTGAGTGCCGCCAGAGAATCCGTGGCCAATACCCCTGCTCTCCTCCCAATCCTGCGGCAGGCGGGGGTGGTTGATGCCGGGGGGCAAGGGCTGTACGTTGTATTGGAGGGTGCCTTGCAATGCCTCAAGGGAGAGAGGCAAAAGATGCAGCATCGCCGTCCCCAGGTAGTCTCCAGCAACATGCCGGTGGCTTCCAAAATCCCAACCTCTGCTTTCGAGGAGGAGACGCCTTATGGGTATTGCATCGAGTTTCTGTTGCGAGGACACAAGGCGTTGGACCGGGACAGGATCAGAGAGAGGCTGGCCGACAAAGGCCAATGCCTCATAGTAGTAGGCGATGAGGAGATGGTTCACGTTCATATCCACACCTTTGACCCTGGGAAGGTCCTCGGCTACGCCAACTCCCTGGGCACTCTGCACCAGATAAAGGTGCAGAACATGGATGATCAGTTCAAAGACTTTGCCCAGATGATCGAGGCCGAGGTACCACTGACCAATATTGCTACTGTAGCTGTGGTTTCGGGGGAAGGTCTGGCTCGGGTGTTCCAAAGCCTAAGAGTCAGCGCCATTGTTCCGGGCGGGCAGACGATGAATCCCAGTACCGGTGAATTGCTGGAGGCGGTAGAATCGGTACCACAGGATAAGGTAATCATCCTGCCCAACAACAAGAACATTATTCCGGCTGCCAGGCAGGTCTCAGGGTTGACCCGGAAAAAGGTGAAGGTGGTGCCTACAACAACTATTCCTCAAGGAGTAGCTGCCCTTCTCGCCTTCGACTATGATGCTGACCTGAGAACGAATGCTTCTATGATGAAGGAGGCAGGTTCGGCAGTGAGGACAGTAGAAGTCACCAGGGCAGTACGCTCTGCCAATATTGGCAAAGTGAAGATACGGCGAAGGCAGGCCATGGGGTTCGCCGACGGGAAACTGGTCTCGGTCGGCAATAGGCCAGATGAAG
This region includes:
- a CDS encoding DAK2 domain-containing protein, with the protein product MQGHSGRQGKSAVTYNGRELREMFAAATLWLEKSAPDINALNVFPVPDGDCGTNMLLTMRSTTEEAYRAPDSNASAVAQAMAKGALMGARGNSGVILSQIFRGLAQALEGRESFSGPDFAAALVKGAAAAHKALSHPVEGTILTVARDASIAAQMASAQSDSLISIMESAVSAARESVANTPALLPILRQAGVVDAGGQGLYVVLEGALQCLKGERQKMQHRRPQVVSSNMPVASKIPTSAFEEETPYGYCIEFLLRGHKALDRDRIRERLADKGQCLIVVGDEEMVHVHIHTFDPGKVLGYANSLGTLHQIKVQNMDDQFKDFAQMIEAEVPLTNIATVAVVSGEGLARVFQSLRVSAIVPGGQTMNPSTGELLEAVESVPQDKVIILPNNKNIIPAARQVSGLTRKKVKVVPTTTIPQGVAALLAFDYDADLRTNASMMKEAGSAVRTVEVTRAVRSANIGKVKIRRRQAMGFADGKLVSVGNRPDEVLWQALAGLDIERGQIVTLYYNWKARRREAEGMAERIRREYSGVEVEVIYGGQPHYHYIASVE